In a single window of the Pontibacter russatus genome:
- a CDS encoding response regulator, whose amino-acid sequence MSRILIVDDSFYMRTMLKNMLADAGYEVVGEAPNGQTALELAKETKPDLITLDVILPDNTGLDVLKGIKAEQPDMKVIIVSAVGQEVIVNEAMEYGAKAYIVKPFSEEKVLEVVSQVLAEEPKQ is encoded by the coding sequence ATGAGCAGAATATTGATAGTAGATGATTCTTTCTACATGCGCACCATGTTGAAGAACATGCTGGCAGACGCCGGTTACGAAGTAGTAGGGGAGGCACCAAACGGACAGACGGCGCTAGAACTGGCCAAGGAGACGAAGCCCGACCTGATCACCCTGGATGTGATACTGCCGGACAACACCGGCCTGGACGTGCTGAAAGGCATCAAGGCGGAGCAACCCGATATGAAGGTGATTATCGTGAGCGCCGTGGGGCAGGAGGTCATCGTGAACGAAGCCATGGAATATGGGGCAAAGGCCTATATCGTGAAGCCGTTCTCGGAGGAGAAGGTGCTGGAGGTGGTAAGCCAGGTGCTGGCGGAAGAGCCAAAGCAGTAA